A window of the Lactuca sativa cultivar Salinas chromosome 5, Lsat_Salinas_v11, whole genome shotgun sequence genome harbors these coding sequences:
- the LOC111921086 gene encoding uncharacterized protein LOC111921086, translated as MNCPTHDLELGVVVFSLKSLRWLNVVKDYVYEIFYHPGKDNVVADALIHKTTSTPIMDLCLRVMIISPLLNLIKKSQVEGLKREYWKEESIMDKISIFFRNSHGLLTRCDNVWVLVARGVRQPLLEEAYKLKFSQKMDIFEEKD; from the exons atgaATTGccctacacatgatttggagttaggggttGTGGTTTTTTCCcttaagagtttgag GTGGTTGaatgtggtgaaggactatgtCTACGAGATTTTTTACCACCCTGGGAAGGACAATGTTGTGGCCGATGCCTTGATTCACAAGACAACAAGTACACCCATCATGGATCTGTGTTTGAGGGTGATGAttatttcaccattgttgaatTTGATCAAGAAATCTCAAGTGGAAGGGTTGAAGAGGGAATACTGGAAGGAAGAGAGTATCATGGACAAGATTTCGATTTTTTTTAGGAATAGTCATGGATTACTGACCCGGTGCGACAATGTTTGGGTACTGGTTGCTCGTGGAGTTAGGCAGCCGTTACTGGAGGAAGCTTATAAGTTGAAATTTTCG CAAAAAATGGACATTTTTGAAGAAAAGGACTGA